A single window of Rana temporaria chromosome 1, aRanTem1.1, whole genome shotgun sequence DNA harbors:
- the LOC120944236 gene encoding vomeronasal type-2 receptor 26-like, producing the protein MLPRAVLSAAGSIMPELRVARACVRTLITVHGNVSISVFFEKLHKYVRNLNHTDPTGGKIFFNERREVPTDLMLQMWLYLKGSFYAHRFRICTILSPDFVLQTFPNMIDPFYWKKANKTLSGHPSESSRIHEKPHSVRIPMFKLITPASHDFGSPPVSRCSDPCIPGSRKKFGSSIHKCCYDCVSCPEGEISNISDSENCMKCPDEEWPNEKKDRCVPRVMEFLSYTDDPIVGVFSAVSILCCLLTGLILGIFIHYQDTPIVKANNRDLSYLLLVSIMLSFLCVFLFLGHPVDVTCMLRVTSFGVIFSVAVSSLLAKSIMVCIAFKATKPGSPWRKWMGAKLPNFIICVFSLVQFIICVTWLSISPPFQDRDTHSYQGKIIIQCNEGSVIGFYSVLGYMGLLAAVSFIIAFLARTLPDSFNEAQYITFSMLVFCSVWIAMIPAYLSTRGKYMVAVEVFAIIASSSGLLGCIFFPKCYIILFRPDLNTKAAIH; encoded by the exons ATGTTGCCCAGGGCCGTGCTTTCCGCGGCTGGTTCTATTATGCCCGAGCTCCGTGTTGCTCGGGCTTGTGTGAG AACTCTTATTACTGTACATGGTAATGTGTCTATTTCTGTCTTCTTTGAAAAGCTGCACAAATATGTGAGAAATCTTAATCACACCGACCCAACCGGAGGCAAGATCTTCTTTAATGAGAGAAGAGAAGTTCCAACTGATCTCATGTTACAAATGTGGCTTTATTTAAAAGGTTCTTTTTATGCCCATCGTTTCAGAATTTGCACGATTCTAAGCCCAGACTTTGTGCTTCAAACATTTCCCAATATGATTGATCCCTTCTACTGGAAAAAA GCAAATAAAACACTTTCTGGACATCCCAGCGAAAGTAGTCGAATACACGAGAAACCCCACAGTGTTCGAATCCCTATGTTCAAGCTCATCACCCCAGCCTCACATgattttggctct CCTCCGGTATCTCGATGTTCAGATCCCTGTATACCCGGCAGCAGAAAAAAGTTTGGATCTTCAATTCACAAATGCTGCTATGATTGTGTCTCATGTCCAGAAGGAGAGATTTCCAACATTTCCG ACAGTGAAAACTGCATGAAATGTCCTGATGAAGAATGGCCAAATGAGAAGAAGGATCGGTGTGTTCCAAGAGTGATGGAATTTCTCTCCTACACTGATGATCCCATTGTTGGAGTATTTTCAGCCGTCTCCATCCTCTGTTGTCTTCTGACTGGTTtaatattggggatatttatacatTACCAGGACACCCCCATTGTTAAAGCCAATAACCGGGACCTGAGCTATCTTCTCCTGGTCTCCATCATGCTAAGCTTCCTCTGTGTCTTCTTGTTCCTTGGCCATCCAGTAGATGTGACCTGCATGCTGCGTGTCACCTCTTTTGGTGTCATCTTCTCAGTtgctgtctcttctctacttgccAAAAGTATCATGGTGTGTATTGCTTTTAAAGCCACCAAACCTGGGAGTCCCTGGAGGAAATGGATGGGAGCCAAACTTCCCAATTTTATCATTTGTGTCTTCTCACTGGTCCAATTTATAATCTGTGTCACTTGGTTGTCTATTTCTCCCCCCTTCCAGGATCGGGACACTCACTCTTATCAGGGGAAGAtcatcattcagtgtaatgaGGGTTCAGTTATCGGCTTCTACTCTGTCCTGGGATATATGGGGCTTCTGGCAGCTGTGAGTTTCATTATCGCTTTTTTAGCcaggacattaccggacagttttaatgaggcccagtacatcaccttcagcatgctggtgttctgcagtgtctggattgccatgatcccggcctatctgagcaccagagggaaatacatggtggctgtagaggtttttgctataatagcATCAAGTTCTGGACTTCTTGGCTGtatatttttcccaaaatgttaCATAATTCTGTTCAGACCTGACCTGAATACAAAAGCAGCTATCCACTAA